A single region of the Thermococcus zilligii AN1 genome encodes:
- a CDS encoding archaeosine biosynthesis radical SAM protein RaSEA — translation MTYWTSEDNVAGKPGTALFIILPTIGCYRFRIGKACYMCAYPASAPEVRWSQEAIVDYFRGALKKIEGKKGPFAVRIFTSGSFLDNGELKPETRRKIFEILSKMDSVEEIVIESRSELVRYDAVKELAEIVPDKHFEVAIGLETANDDIAEVSINKGNTFSDFVKAAEVTHKAGARVKTYLLLKPVFLSERDGIRDAKESIIRAEPYTDTFSINITDIQKGTPYESLWERGEYRPPWLWSAVELLIWAKKKFPGKRILSDPVGAGSPRGPHNCLRDYDKAIGNAIKKFSATQDLSHIENLKPECRGRWEYIVENGLLDWQLVTW, via the coding sequence ATGACCTACTGGACGAGCGAGGACAACGTGGCCGGAAAGCCGGGAACGGCGCTTTTCATTATCCTCCCGACGATAGGTTGCTACCGCTTCAGGATCGGGAAAGCATGCTACATGTGCGCCTACCCTGCCTCGGCCCCGGAAGTTAGGTGGAGCCAGGAGGCAATAGTTGACTACTTCCGCGGGGCGCTGAAGAAGATTGAAGGGAAGAAAGGGCCTTTCGCGGTAAGGATTTTTACATCGGGCTCGTTCCTCGACAACGGCGAGCTCAAACCTGAGACGAGGAGGAAAATTTTTGAAATCCTTTCAAAGATGGACAGCGTTGAGGAGATAGTCATCGAGAGCAGGAGCGAGCTGGTCCGCTACGATGCCGTTAAAGAATTAGCTGAAATAGTCCCGGACAAGCACTTCGAGGTCGCCATCGGCTTAGAAACTGCCAACGACGACATAGCGGAGGTTTCAATCAACAAGGGCAACACCTTTTCCGACTTCGTGAAGGCCGCTGAGGTAACCCACAAGGCCGGGGCCAGGGTCAAGACCTACCTCCTGCTCAAGCCGGTCTTCCTGAGCGAGAGGGACGGGATAAGGGACGCTAAGGAGAGCATAATCAGGGCCGAGCCCTACACGGACACCTTCTCGATAAACATCACCGACATACAGAAGGGGACCCCCTACGAGAGTCTCTGGGAAAGGGGAGAGTACCGCCCGCCGTGGCTCTGGAGTGCGGTTGAGCTCCTCATCTGGGCCAAGAAGAAGTTCCCGGGGAAGAGAATCCTCAGCGACCCGGTGGGGGCGGGCTCGCCAAGGGGGCCGCACAACTGCCTGAGGGATTACGATAAGGCCATAGGAAACGCAATAAAGAAGTTCTCTGCCACTCAGGACTTGAGCCACATAGAAAACCTTAAGCCCGAGTGCCGCGGGCGCTGGGAGTACATAGTTGAGAACGGCCTCCTCGACTGGCAGCTGGTGACCTGGTGA
- a CDS encoding 2-oxoglutarate ferredoxin oxidoreductase subunit delta produces the protein MADVKTTVEKNGYLVVGKAEGIVEIDVDTFLCKGCGICVEMCPRKVFEWSKELSEKGVHYPVPVNAEKCVKCKLCELLCPDFAIAVRW, from the coding sequence ATGGCGGACGTCAAAACCACAGTTGAAAAGAACGGCTACCTCGTGGTGGGTAAGGCCGAGGGAATAGTTGAAATCGACGTCGATACTTTTCTCTGCAAGGGCTGCGGAATATGCGTTGAGATGTGTCCGAGGAAGGTCTTCGAGTGGAGCAAAGAGCTCAGCGAAAAGGGCGTGCATTACCCTGTTCCGGTCAACGCCGAGAAATGCGTCAAGTGCAAGCTCTGCGAGCTCCTCTGCCCGGACTTCGCCATCGCGGTAAGGTGGTGA
- a CDS encoding 2-oxoacid:acceptor oxidoreductase subunit alpha: MIIRGDEPEQVRLIKKLYRPGNYFMQGNEAVAYGAIFAGCRFYAGYPITPSSEIAETMARELPKLGGYYLQMEDEIGSIAAMIGASWTGLKAMTATAGPGFSLMQENIGYAIMTETPVVIVDVQRSGPSTGQATKGAQGDFFQARWGTHGDHSIVAVSPTSGQDAFWEMIRAFNIAEKLRTPVVVLFDGILAHTRELVRIPDIEEVEIAYRKLPENEAEARLPFGDPHGDGVPPMPLFGHGYFTHVTGSTHKENGLRDVYTPEVHDRLVRRLQRKIEQNRKVYEKYEEHFTDDAEILVVSWGVTARPALGAVLRAREEGIKAGLFVPKTVHPFPGERMRELGKRVRAILVPEMNLGQMIIEVERYINDDVLLKGVNKIGGVPLTVEEILREIRGVA, encoded by the coding sequence ATGATCATCCGCGGCGACGAGCCCGAGCAGGTCAGGCTCATAAAGAAGCTTTACAGGCCGGGCAACTACTTCATGCAGGGCAACGAGGCCGTTGCATACGGAGCAATCTTCGCGGGTTGCCGCTTCTACGCCGGTTACCCCATAACGCCTTCGAGCGAGATAGCCGAGACGATGGCCCGGGAGCTTCCGAAGCTCGGAGGCTACTACCTCCAGATGGAGGACGAGATCGGTAGCATCGCCGCCATGATAGGCGCCTCCTGGACGGGTCTGAAGGCCATGACGGCAACGGCTGGCCCGGGCTTTTCTTTGATGCAGGAAAACATAGGCTACGCCATAATGACTGAAACGCCGGTAGTAATCGTTGACGTCCAGAGGAGCGGGCCCTCAACGGGACAGGCCACCAAAGGGGCGCAGGGGGACTTCTTCCAGGCCAGGTGGGGGACCCACGGGGATCATTCGATAGTTGCAGTATCCCCCACCAGCGGGCAGGACGCCTTCTGGGAGATGATAAGGGCCTTCAACATAGCGGAAAAGCTGAGGACACCGGTTGTCGTGCTCTTTGACGGCATTTTGGCACACACGAGGGAGCTCGTCAGGATTCCGGATATAGAGGAGGTCGAGATAGCCTACCGCAAGCTTCCGGAGAATGAGGCAGAGGCCAGGCTCCCCTTCGGGGACCCGCACGGCGATGGCGTCCCACCGATGCCGCTCTTCGGCCACGGCTATTTCACCCACGTCACGGGCTCAACCCACAAGGAGAACGGCCTGAGGGATGTCTACACTCCGGAAGTCCACGACAGGCTCGTGAGGAGGCTCCAAAGAAAGATAGAGCAGAACCGGAAAGTTTACGAGAAGTACGAGGAGCATTTCACGGACGACGCTGAGATCCTCGTCGTCAGCTGGGGAGTAACTGCCCGCCCGGCCCTCGGCGCGGTTCTCAGGGCGAGGGAAGAGGGGATAAAGGCCGGCCTCTTCGTTCCAAAGACCGTCCACCCGTTCCCCGGTGAGAGGATGAGGGAGCTTGGAAAGCGCGTTAGGGCAATCCTCGTACCGGAAATGAACCTCGGCCAGATGATAATCGAGGTCGAGCGCTACATAAACGACGACGTCCTGCTTAAGGGCGTTAACAAGATAGGCGGCGTCCCGCTGACCGTTGAGGAAATCCTGCGTGAGATAAGGGGTGTTGCCTGA
- a CDS encoding 2-oxoacid:ferredoxin oxidoreductase subunit beta: MAREIYSKYPLIKYLRKEALPTALCPGCGGGTVLNAFANAVDQLKIDPRDIVVVGGIGCSAWIASPYFLADTLHTTHGRAIAFATGVKVGLPDKKVVVISGDGDLASIGGNHLIHAARRNVDIKVILVNNFIYGMTGGQVAPTTPFGAKTTTTPYRNIENSLNISETVAAAGASYVARWTTAHVYQLIESIKKALTIKGFSLVEVISQCPVQFGRRNQMKEPAEMLRWFLKNSVPVSKAKNMSEEELRDKFVIGEFVNRERPEFVTELNKLVDEVQEHFGLKGE, from the coding sequence ATGGCCAGGGAGATCTACTCTAAGTATCCCCTCATTAAGTATCTGAGGAAGGAGGCCCTTCCCACGGCCCTCTGCCCCGGCTGTGGGGGCGGAACCGTCCTGAACGCCTTCGCCAACGCCGTTGACCAGCTCAAGATTGACCCGAGGGACATAGTGGTGGTGGGTGGAATCGGCTGTTCCGCGTGGATAGCCTCGCCGTACTTCTTAGCTGATACACTCCACACGACCCACGGGAGGGCTATAGCCTTCGCAACCGGCGTTAAGGTCGGCCTGCCGGACAAGAAGGTCGTCGTCATAAGCGGAGATGGCGATTTAGCAAGCATAGGGGGAAACCACCTCATCCATGCCGCGAGGAGGAACGTCGACATAAAGGTCATCCTCGTCAACAACTTCATCTACGGCATGACCGGTGGACAGGTTGCTCCTACAACTCCTTTTGGTGCCAAAACCACGACAACGCCATACAGGAACATCGAAAACTCTCTCAATATAAGCGAAACGGTTGCAGCTGCGGGAGCGAGCTATGTGGCAAGGTGGACGACTGCGCACGTCTACCAGCTCATAGAGAGCATAAAGAAAGCCTTGACCATTAAGGGGTTCTCGCTCGTTGAAGTTATCTCGCAGTGCCCGGTCCAGTTCGGGAGGAGGAACCAGATGAAGGAGCCCGCTGAAATGCTCCGCTGGTTCCTCAAGAACAGCGTGCCGGTGAGCAAGGCGAAGAACATGAGCGAAGAAGAGCTCAGGGACAAGTTTGTCATAGGCGAGTTCGTCAACAGGGAGAGGCCGGAGTTTGTAACTGAACTCAACAAGCTGGTTGATGAAGTCCAGGAGCACTTCGGGCTTAAGGGTGAATGA
- a CDS encoding nucleotidyltransferase family protein, giving the protein MGLYDLVGRRIREAFGDRVEEVIIFGSRVRGDFRPDSDLDVLLVLRDGIKPEDWDRIGELSAELTLKLGVSVMIVPHGPGEDSLYTTAKTEGLAV; this is encoded by the coding sequence ATGGGGCTGTACGACCTCGTGGGCAGGAGAATCAGAGAAGCCTTCGGAGACAGGGTCGAGGAAGTCATAATCTTCGGCTCAAGGGTTAGGGGAGATTTCAGGCCCGACAGCGACCTTGACGTTCTCCTCGTGCTGAGGGACGGGATAAAGCCAGAGGACTGGGACAGGATTGGGGAGCTGAGCGCCGAGCTGACCCTTAAACTCGGAGTGTCAGTCATGATAGTGCCCCACGGGCCAGGGGAAGACAGCCTTTATACCACCGCGAAGACGGAGGGTTTAGCCGTATGA
- a CDS encoding 2-oxoacid:ferredoxin oxidoreductase subunit gamma encodes MQIRFAGIGGQGVVLAGLILGEAAAIEGLNVLQAQDYSSASRGGHSIADVIISKEPIYDVIVTEADVLVALAQLGYNTVKDSLREGGLLIVDTDLVKPDRDYIGAPFTRIAEETTGLALTVNMVALGYLVARTGIVKRENVEEAIRRHVPKGTEEINIRAFRAGFEEGLK; translated from the coding sequence ATGCAGATTAGGTTCGCCGGTATAGGTGGCCAGGGCGTTGTCCTGGCCGGTTTAATCCTCGGGGAGGCCGCTGCCATAGAGGGCCTCAACGTTCTCCAGGCCCAGGACTACAGCTCGGCCAGCAGGGGAGGCCATTCCATAGCCGATGTTATAATCTCTAAGGAGCCGATTTACGACGTGATTGTGACTGAGGCGGACGTTCTCGTGGCTTTAGCCCAGCTCGGTTACAACACCGTTAAGGACTCCCTCAGGGAGGGCGGCCTGCTCATCGTTGACACAGACCTCGTGAAGCCTGACAGAGATTACATAGGCGCACCCTTCACGAGAATAGCTGAGGAAACAACCGGGCTGGCCCTGACAGTCAACATGGTGGCCCTGGGCTACCTCGTGGCCAGGACTGGCATCGTGAAGAGGGAAAACGTCGAGGAAGCAATAAGGAGGCACGTTCCAAAGGGGACCGAGGAGATAAACATCAGGGCTTTTAGAGCGGGGTTTGAGGAGGGGTTGAAATGA
- a CDS encoding 2-oxoacid:acceptor oxidoreductase subunit alpha, with amino-acid sequence MRYPFVVGRSDFIQGDEAIARAAILAGCRFYAGYPITPASEIFEAMALYMPLVDGVSIQMEDEIASVAAIIGASWAGAKAMTATSGPGFSLMQENIGYAIMTETPIVIVNVQRGGPSTGQPTLAAQGDIMQAIWGTHGDHSLIVLSPSTVQEAFDFTIRAFNLAEKYRTPVILLTDAEIAHMRERVYIPNPEEIETVSRKLPANEEEARLPFGDPHGDGVPPMPIFGRGYRTYVTGLTHDEHGHPKTVEPEVHERLIRRIIDKLERNKADIITYETFGLEDAEVAIVATGIVSRSAMSAVKMLRERGVRAGFLKLNTIWPFDFEMVEKLAERVRKIYVPEMNMGQLYHLVREGANGKAEVELISKIGGEVHTPMEIIERVVG; translated from the coding sequence ATGAGATACCCCTTTGTCGTTGGAAGGTCAGACTTCATTCAAGGAGACGAAGCCATAGCGAGGGCGGCCATTCTGGCCGGCTGCAGGTTTTACGCCGGTTATCCAATTACACCGGCGAGCGAGATATTCGAGGCGATGGCCCTCTACATGCCCCTCGTTGATGGTGTAAGCATACAGATGGAGGACGAGATAGCGAGCGTAGCCGCTATAATAGGTGCCTCCTGGGCAGGGGCGAAGGCGATGACAGCGACGAGCGGCCCGGGCTTTTCTTTGATGCAGGAAAACATAGGCTACGCCATAATGACTGAAACGCCGATAGTAATCGTTAACGTCCAGCGCGGGGGCCCGAGCACAGGCCAGCCAACGCTCGCGGCACAGGGCGACATAATGCAGGCCATCTGGGGGACGCACGGCGACCACAGCCTCATAGTGCTCTCCCCGTCCACGGTCCAGGAGGCCTTTGACTTCACGATAAGGGCCTTCAACCTCGCGGAGAAGTACAGGACGCCCGTCATTCTGCTCACAGACGCCGAGATAGCCCACATGCGCGAGCGCGTTTACATACCAAACCCGGAGGAGATTGAAACCGTCAGCAGAAAGCTCCCGGCGAACGAGGAAGAGGCCAGGCTCCCCTTCGGAGACCCGCACGGCGATGGCGTCCCGCCGATGCCGATATTTGGCAGGGGTTACCGGACGTACGTCACAGGCCTGACCCACGATGAGCATGGCCATCCAAAGACCGTCGAGCCAGAAGTCCACGAGAGGCTCATCAGGAGGATCATAGACAAGCTGGAGCGCAACAAGGCCGACATCATCACCTACGAAACCTTTGGGCTTGAGGATGCCGAGGTGGCGATAGTTGCAACGGGGATAGTTTCGCGCTCGGCCATGAGCGCCGTCAAGATGCTCCGCGAAAGGGGAGTCAGGGCGGGATTTCTCAAGCTCAACACGATATGGCCCTTCGACTTTGAGATGGTTGAAAAGCTGGCAGAGCGGGTCAGGAAGATCTACGTTCCCGAGATGAACATGGGGCAGCTCTACCACCTCGTCAGGGAAGGGGCCAACGGGAAGGCCGAGGTGGAGCTGATAAGCAAGATAGGCGGAGAGGTTCACACACCGATGGAGATCATCGAAAGGGTGGTGGGATGA
- a CDS encoding 2-oxoacid:ferredoxin oxidoreductase subunit beta, with amino-acid sequence MYLKSSYEIRDKYLRKDMLPTIFCPGCGIGSVLQFTLRAIDDLGLNQDEIVWVSGIGCSSRVPGFVNFDGLHTTHGRALAFATGIKLTNPDLRIIAFMGDGDAAAIGGNHFIHAIRRNLDVTVILINNFTYGMTGGQVAPTTLKGLKGTTAPYGQFENPFDIAQLAVAAGANYVARWTVFNYLQGINSVKKALQKEGFTLVEFLSPCPIGFGRRNRMKTSPELIRWYQEITVPLAKAKNMKPEELEGKIVIGEFVDRDRPGLVREYQEYIKRAKKMMGWEG; translated from the coding sequence ATGTACCTGAAGTCCTCCTACGAGATCCGCGACAAATACCTCAGGAAGGACATGCTCCCGACGATCTTCTGTCCTGGCTGTGGAATAGGCAGTGTTCTCCAGTTCACGCTCAGGGCGATAGACGACCTCGGCCTGAACCAGGACGAGATAGTCTGGGTGAGCGGTATAGGCTGTTCGTCCCGCGTTCCCGGCTTTGTGAACTTCGATGGCTTACACACGACCCACGGGAGGGCCCTGGCCTTCGCCACGGGGATAAAGCTCACCAACCCTGACCTCAGGATAATCGCCTTCATGGGCGACGGCGATGCCGCCGCGATAGGCGGCAACCACTTCATCCACGCCATAAGGAGGAACCTCGACGTCACGGTTATACTCATCAACAACTTCACCTACGGAATGACCGGTGGCCAGGTCGCGCCAACAACACTCAAGGGCCTGAAGGGAACGACCGCCCCCTACGGCCAGTTTGAGAACCCCTTCGACATCGCCCAGCTCGCGGTCGCCGCCGGGGCGAACTACGTGGCCAGGTGGACGGTCTTCAACTACCTCCAGGGCATCAACAGCGTAAAGAAGGCCCTTCAGAAGGAAGGTTTCACGCTGGTGGAGTTCCTCTCTCCCTGTCCAATAGGCTTCGGAAGGAGGAACAGGATGAAGACTTCGCCCGAGCTTATCCGCTGGTACCAGGAGATAACGGTTCCGCTCGCGAAGGCCAAGAACATGAAGCCGGAGGAGCTCGAGGGCAAGATAGTCATAGGTGAATTCGTTGACAGGGACAGGCCGGGCCTCGTGAGGGAATATCAGGAGTACATAAAGCGCGCTAAGAAGATGATGGGGTGGGAAGGATGA
- a CDS encoding 2-oxoacid:ferredoxin oxidoreductase subunit gamma yields the protein MRKEILFSGFGGQGVILASVILGRAAAVYENLYAVQTQSYGPESRGGASRAEVIISDGPIDYPKVMAPDCAVFFSQEAYSKYLQTVKPGAKVIIEKNLVPHRDLEFERKLNVIALPLTEIAEETTGLSLTMNILALGILTAWTGVVGREAVEKAVLDTIPKGTEEINLRALRKGFELAEKFKP from the coding sequence ATGAGGAAGGAAATCCTCTTCAGCGGCTTTGGGGGCCAGGGTGTCATCCTGGCGAGCGTCATCCTCGGAAGGGCCGCGGCCGTTTACGAGAACCTCTACGCGGTGCAGACACAGAGCTACGGGCCGGAGTCGAGGGGCGGGGCCAGCAGGGCGGAGGTTATCATCAGCGACGGGCCGATAGACTACCCAAAGGTCATGGCGCCCGACTGCGCGGTCTTCTTTTCGCAGGAGGCCTACAGCAAGTACCTCCAAACTGTCAAGCCGGGCGCGAAGGTGATAATCGAGAAGAACCTCGTGCCGCACAGGGATTTGGAGTTTGAGAGGAAGCTCAACGTCATAGCCCTGCCCCTGACGGAGATAGCCGAGGAGACCACCGGCCTGAGCCTGACCATGAACATCCTGGCCCTCGGAATACTCACGGCCTGGACCGGGGTTGTGGGCAGGGAAGCCGTAGAGAAGGCAGTCCTCGACACGATCCCGAAGGGCACGGAGGAGATAAACCTCAGGGCCCTCAGGAAGGGCTTTGAGCTTGCCGAAAAGTTCAAACCCTGA
- the ribD gene encoding bifunctional diaminohydroxyphosphoribosylaminopyrimidine deaminase/5-amino-6-(5-phosphoribosylamino)uracil reductase RibD, which produces MRPEDEKFMRLALELAKRGEGWVNSNPMVGAVIVKDGEVIGVGWHRKFGEKHAEVNAIEDARAKGHEVKGATMYVTLEPCSHWGKQPPCADRIIAEGFKRVVVAMKDPNPLVAGRGIEKMREAGIEVEVGLLEEEAKKLNEIFIKYITTKVPFVSIKLALTLDGFIATESGSSQWITGEKARERVQELRRRHMAIMVGSGTVLADNPRLNCRLENCPPKVKVILDRSGRIAEEVRKGRNFRLFEDGRVIFFTERPEKFEGIAEAYPITGPEEILRKLGELGIDSVLIEGGRIACQFLSYADKFYLFYGPKLFGRGIKPFECLKVEDANGAPVLRIESVEKLGESFLVTAYPGGENVQRDS; this is translated from the coding sequence ATGAGGCCTGAAGACGAGAAGTTCATGCGCCTTGCCCTCGAGCTGGCTAAAAGGGGAGAGGGCTGGGTGAACTCAAACCCGATGGTCGGGGCTGTAATAGTCAAGGACGGCGAGGTAATCGGCGTCGGCTGGCACAGAAAGTTCGGCGAGAAGCACGCGGAAGTCAACGCCATAGAGGACGCCAGGGCCAAAGGCCACGAGGTTAAAGGCGCCACCATGTACGTAACCCTTGAGCCCTGCTCCCACTGGGGGAAGCAACCGCCCTGCGCCGACCGGATAATAGCAGAGGGCTTTAAGCGGGTCGTCGTTGCGATGAAGGACCCGAACCCCCTCGTGGCCGGGAGGGGGATAGAGAAGATGAGGGAAGCCGGGATAGAGGTTGAAGTCGGTCTCCTCGAAGAGGAAGCTAAAAAGCTCAACGAGATCTTCATCAAGTACATAACGACGAAGGTGCCCTTTGTCTCGATCAAGCTCGCCCTGACCCTGGACGGGTTCATAGCGACAGAGAGCGGCTCCTCCCAGTGGATAACCGGTGAAAAGGCCCGGGAGAGGGTTCAGGAGCTGAGGAGAAGGCACATGGCGATAATGGTGGGCTCGGGAACCGTCTTAGCGGACAACCCGAGGCTCAACTGCAGGCTTGAGAACTGCCCTCCGAAGGTCAAGGTGATCCTCGACCGCTCCGGCAGGATTGCGGAGGAGGTGAGGAAGGGGAGGAATTTCAGGCTCTTCGAAGACGGTAGAGTGATCTTCTTCACGGAGAGGCCGGAGAAGTTCGAGGGGATAGCTGAGGCCTACCCGATAACAGGGCCAGAAGAAATCCTGAGGAAGCTCGGTGAGCTCGGCATAGACAGCGTCCTGATAGAGGGAGGCAGAATAGCCTGCCAGTTTTTAAGCTACGCCGACAAGTTCTACCTCTTCTATGGGCCAAAGCTCTTCGGCAGAGGGATTAAGCCCTTCGAGTGCCTGAAGGTTGAGGACGCGAACGGGGCACCGGTTTTGAGGATAGAGTCAGTGGAAAAGCTCGGGGAGAGCTTTTTGGTCACGGCTTATCCGGGTGGTGAAAATGTTCAGCGGGATAGTTGA
- a CDS encoding riboflavin synthase, producing the protein MFSGIVEATGKARYSAGKLHVEVPFEVRPGDSVAVNGACLTVVDFDGKEATFDIGEETLARTNLREAKVVNLERAMPASGRFNGHIVTGHVDGTVRFIAKRTSGNTTWMAFEMPPERWGVAEKGSIALNGVSLTVARVEGSRFWIQVIPYTLEKTNLGLLRPGERVNYEIDIIARYVREIIANSK; encoded by the coding sequence ATGTTCAGCGGGATAGTTGAGGCAACCGGAAAGGCCCGCTACTCCGCAGGAAAACTCCACGTGGAGGTTCCCTTTGAGGTCAGGCCCGGCGACAGTGTGGCAGTGAACGGCGCCTGCCTCACCGTTGTGGACTTCGACGGGAAAGAAGCTACCTTTGATATAGGAGAGGAGACCCTTGCGAGGACGAACCTGAGGGAGGCGAAGGTCGTGAACCTCGAGAGGGCCATGCCTGCCAGCGGCCGCTTTAACGGGCACATAGTGACCGGCCACGTTGATGGCACGGTAAGGTTCATAGCGAAGAGGACGAGCGGGAACACGACGTGGATGGCCTTCGAGATGCCGCCCGAAAGGTGGGGCGTCGCCGAGAAGGGTTCCATAGCTTTGAACGGCGTCTCTCTAACCGTTGCGAGGGTCGAAGGGAGCCGCTTCTGGATCCAGGTGATCCCCTACACGCTGGAAAAGACCAACCTCGGCCTCCTGAGGCCAGGGGAGAGGGTTAACTACGAGATCGACATCATAGCGAGGTATGTTAGGGAAATCATTGCGAACAGTAAGTAG